The DNA window AAAAAAGAGATCGTGCTGACGGTACCTGACAGTCCGTCGTCGCTGACGTTTGAAAAAATGTCGTTTCAGACCTCGGCTGGAAGCAGCGTATGGCAGGAAGATCACAAGCGCGTGGATCTATGTATCGGAGGAGCGGAGCTGGTCTACGTGTTGAGCGAGACGAAAAGCAATGCGTATAAATTTGTTGTGAAACAGCCCCGACCACTGGCGATCGGCTTCATCGACAACCAAACGAAAGCAACGATTGGTCAGTCGCTGGCGGTGCGGATCGATAACACGACTGATGGCAAGGGTGGAGGAGTGGTTCTGCTGACGCGCACAGACACAGGGGAGCAGGATAGTTTACGGGTAGGTTGTCAGGTTGATGGTAATCAGTACATACTGGAAACACCCCAGCGCGTCAGGCCAGGGGAGTATATTGTAGCCTTGCAGAAAAAAAGTGGTCGCACCGCGACGGCTCCACAGAAACTAACGTTCCAGAAAGGGACGCCGTCCGTTAACGAATTATGGGGAGCGCTAACCGTGGGGCAGTCGCTGACGCTTGCGGGTAGCAATCTGTTCGCCGACGACGCGCCTGAGGTTTTACTGCGTCGAAGCAGCGGAGAGACGACACGTATAAAACCCACCAGTATTTCGCCCTACGGCTGGTCGCTGACCACTGCTTTGCCCGCTACTATACAGCCAGGATACTACGACATAGCCGTATTGTTTCAGGGCAAGACCATGTCGACGAAGCAACGAATAGTCGTGCTCCGGGACGAACTTCAGCCAGCTGTAGGCCGTATTAACAACGAACTGACAACTGCGTCGGAAACCAAGCCGATTGTACTGGTGCGCGGGCAACATAATTTTGCGACAATCTGGCCGCAGCTGTATAGTTGGGGTGAGTCTCGGGTCAAGCTGGACATAAAGCTGACATCAATTGATAATTCAGGCCAGTCGACCCGATTTTTGTTCAGCAACCAGTCGTACAATGGTGATTATCCGCCTGCGCTTAACGTCCCGGCAACCGTACAGTCGGGGCGGTACATACTCAGCGTTGTCGCTACCTATACCGACGGTACCGTCAGCGAAAGCGAACCGCTGGAACGGATCGTAGAGGTGCGGTAGTGCCAGAAAATCTTCGGCGTGCAACCGTTTTCTGGCGTACCTTTGCTATAAATAACTGGTTGCCTGTCAGCCATGCCGGTAGGTAGCCAGTCTGTTCACGAATTGAATAAACCAAGCGAATGACGACCGCAACGACAACCACCCGCGATACGCAGATTTTTGACCTGATAAGCCAGGAAAAACACCGGCAGGAGTCGGGTATCGAACTGATTGCTTCTGAGAACTTTGTATCGCCACAGGTGATGGAAGCCGCCGGTAGTGTGCTGACCAACAAATACGCTGAAGGACTACCGGGCAAACGCTACTACGGCGGTTGCGAAGTGGTCGATCAGGTCGAGCAGATTGCTATTGACCGGGCGAAAGAACTGTTCGGTGCCGGTTGGGTAAACGTACAGCCGCATTCGGGCGCACAGGCCAACACGGCCGTGTTCCTGGCCTGTCTGCAACCCGGTGACACGATTCTCGGCTTCGACCTGTCGCACGGCGGTCACCTGACGCACGGTTCGCCCGTAAATATTTCGGGTAAATACTTCCGGCCAACCTTCTACGGTGTAGAGCGTGAAACGGGCGTTATCAACTACGACGTGGTTGAAGAAACCGCTAAGCGTGAGCGGCCCAAGATGCTGATTTGTGGTGCGTCGGCTTACAGCCGCGACTGGGATTACGCCCGGCTGCGCGCCATCGCCGACGAGGTTGGTGCTATCATGCTGGCCGACGTGTCGCACCCGGCGGGTTTGATTGCGAAAGGACTGCTGAACGATCCACTGGCGCACGCCCACA is part of the Spirosoma rhododendri genome and encodes:
- a CDS encoding serine hydroxymethyltransferase: MTTATTTTRDTQIFDLISQEKHRQESGIELIASENFVSPQVMEAAGSVLTNKYAEGLPGKRYYGGCEVVDQVEQIAIDRAKELFGAGWVNVQPHSGAQANTAVFLACLQPGDTILGFDLSHGGHLTHGSPVNISGKYFRPTFYGVERETGVINYDVVEETAKRERPKMLICGASAYSRDWDYARLRAIADEVGAIMLADVSHPAGLIAKGLLNDPLAHAHIVTTTTHKTLRGTRGGMIMMRDDFENPFGIKTMKGETRLMSSLLDSGVFPGTQGGPLEHIIAAKAVAFGEALTDDFHDYAVRVKANAQAMAAAFLSRGYQIISGGTDNHLMLIDLRSKGLTGKLAENTLIKADITINKNMVPFDDKSPMVTSGMRVGTAAMTTRGLNESDMEQIVVYIDRVLMNHDDAATLATVKEEINEWMKAFPLFKS